Within Vibrio campbellii CAIM 519 = NBRC 15631 = ATCC 25920, the genomic segment GGTACCCACCAATAGCATCTTCACACCAATGAACATCATGATCACTGAAAGCGCTGGTTTTAGGTACACAAACTTATCCAACATTGCCTGCAATACAAAGTACAGAGAACGTAAGCCCAGTAGAGCAAACACGTTAGCCGCCAAAACTAGGAATGGTTCACGCGATACCGCGAAGATTGCAGGGATCGAATCCAGTGCGAACATTACGTCCATTACAGCAATCACACCAACAACGATCAGCATTGGCGTAGCGACCCATTTACCTGCTTGTTTCAAGATCAGGTGGTTGCCTTGATATTCGTCCGTCACTGGTAAGAACTTACGAATGAACTGCTCTGGATATGGGTTCACCTCTTCTTCTTCACCTTTGTCGCGTGCCAGCTTAATACCCGTCCAGATGAGGAACGCAGCAAATAGGTAAAGTACCCAGTGGTATTGCGCTAGAAGTTGAGCACCGACTGCAATCATAATTGCACGTAGAACAAGCGCACCAATCACACCCCACAATAGAGCACGTGGGCGCAAATGCTCTGGCACCTTGTATTGAGCAAAGATAATCGCAAACACAAATAGGTTGTCGACACTTAACGACTTCTCAAGCAAGTAACCGGTTAAGAATGATATGGTTGCTTTTTCATGGGTATAAACGCTATGAGGCGCGTAATAATCCCAAAAGAAATAGATTGAGCCTGCAAAGACAAACGCTAATAA encodes:
- a CDS encoding TerC family protein; this translates as MSLIENTTQLTQSVPLQESLTMYGVFGLFTLVLVSLDIFQTRGGVITMKKAIGWSVFWFLLAFVFAGSIYFFWDYYAPHSVYTHEKATISFLTGYLLEKSLSVDNLFVFAIIFAQYKVPEHLRPRALLWGVIGALVLRAIMIAVGAQLLAQYHWVLYLFAAFLIWTGIKLARDKGEEEEVNPYPEQFIRKFLPVTDEYQGNHLILKQAGKWVATPMLIVVGVIAVMDVMFALDSIPAIFAVSREPFLVLAANVFALLGLRSLYFVLQAMLDKFVYLKPALSVIMMFIGVKMLLVGTQYEIPTVWSLTFLVTVMTTAVIASIYKNRESDSSSVNITNQNS